The Musa acuminata AAA Group cultivar baxijiao chromosome BXJ1-3, Cavendish_Baxijiao_AAA, whole genome shotgun sequence genome window below encodes:
- the LOC103977120 gene encoding uncharacterized protein LOC103977120 isoform X2, with product MEKIPAACAMAWSIELEKGLRSKSRDQRIRAIEQMGPILQKWSTEPNITRAIADMYDLEPGEDRLFANTILLRLADAFMRGDNYTRRCIVKVFLFELTRISKEGKRYNGILAKRRVPNSIELLKRVKVVYDTGDTEAKALALRLFGCWADFAKDSAHIRYIILLSLQSSNISEVKASLFAAGCFCLLSEDFAHITLEILINIVCSTQLSYDVAIAAIRAISRMRCSSAVASRAYKAGKKLLLGPLHDDLKAEMLSSLSKLAFRSTILTIEQAELLLSFLSNDTIYNVKARALKCLHFLFSSHGCCFPVIEGVVVKLFHIVDDNDVPVNLQCEALRILCKVLVMEEQSLKVKRDLVIQLIVHILCSLKMAERGHNCAAPVKWCGRCFELQRSPRAEVLASETDASGIACQVTSIVVGHITSMIKQTIADSTGEDITTKTVISCSELKQEFRNKLSLIQLLAIEYPSASLVALDRIGHIIQSLENMHDKSALESICAGVSRKEFNVKRCGPLEYNKQYSIGSEIAICILRFTNAFIKTLNNCSTYNSEVCQKVKLLVKCIQSSKYCNCATYEIFCLCLDSYTACSLVGNANNRIQDSDESKTGSADGSYYNFSWVNQEWQSLESIRSMLQNQNYWAAYRAGKYSCLKGLWFSATFTFRKLICHVESVCLSCWLKCLMLLAGCETEIKLLLFPKAGITLVSGMQTENMCDKIFTSIVGDQSTSADLHGWEGKIARVYGRICSAEKTLASAGASDGVYCFQRWFLNLRAKFFEIMMEIFGLLNSHELTIVRVDGEEGKGKVCIEEVTQTMSTLMCGFAYESLRLNNLAKDYDLLASSFLDTDGQSFRRISAMALNCSLLAFCTAFTVHFPCSLVYKNAISCNLGNVSEFSCTMILQDLTERFWTVDSKISEQLQQILTSFCKEEDHLFPRSRMSTSGHTERATLLVCEFAISGILHIQEDAKRVKNEEDLFSLLLRGLQLLSDVIRRWMEIPFQVPKYFFRVRPCIGAELFLLDADSRNKSEISVSQGFQLSLNVCIQLKNTSRIPRLQDAKLYCILATRPSEQLSTEKRTEDCFSACKTDEMVELNNMLLMFVKAKMGNANEVSPKDSGGDAWVTACLCFEPNEQGQGFSSCLLDVSEFPDGSYQIKWHSCCIDERGSYWSLLPLTTCALFTIKKL from the exons ATGGAGAAAATCCCCGCTGCTTGCGCCATGGCGTGGAGCATCGAGCTCGAGAAGGGCCTCCGCTCCAAGAGCCGAG ATCAGCGCATTAGGGCAATTGAACAGATGGGGCCTATACTTCAAAAGTGGAGCACTGAGCCAAACATTACAAGGGCAATTGCAGACATGTATGATCTGGAACCAGGTGAGGACAGATTATTTGCTAACACAATCCTCCTTCGACTTGCCGATGCATTCATGCGTGGAGACAATTATACAAGGAGATGtatcgtgaaagttttcctctTTGAATTGACACGTATTAGTAAGGAGGGCAAAAGGTATAACGGTATTCTAGCAAAGCGAAGAGTGCCTAATTCTATAGAGCTGCTTAAAAGAGTGAAAGTAGTTTATGACACAGGTGACACCGAGGCTAAGGCTTTGGCATTGCGGCTCTTTGGTTGTTGGGCTGATTTTGCCAAGGATAGTGCTCATATACGCTACATAATACTTTTGAGCTTGCAATCCTCCAATATCTCTGAG GTAAAAGCATCATTATTTGCTGCTGGATGCTTTTGTCTATTGTCTGAGGACTTTGCGCATATCACATTGGAAATACTGATTAACATTGTCTGTTCAACACAATTGTCCTATGATGTTGCAATTGCAGCTATTCGTGCTATTTCTAGAATGCGATGCTCATCTGCTGTTGCATCCAGAGCTTACAAG GCAGGTAAAAAACTGTTATTGGGTCCGTTGCATGATGATCTTAAAGCTGAGATGCTGTCTTCACTTTCTAAATTAGCTTTCAGATCAACAATCTTGACCATTGAGCAG GCAGAATTACTCTTATCATTTCTCAGCAATGATACCATTTATAATGTGAAGGCTAGAGCATTAAAATGTTTACATTTTCTTTTTAGCAGTCATGGCTGCTGTTTCCCTGTCATTGAAGGTGTAGTAGTGAAATTATTCCATATTGTTGATGACAATGATGTTCCAGTTAATCTTCAATGTGAAGCTTTAAGGATTCTATGCAAG GTTCTGGTGATGGAAGAACAGTCCTTGAAGGTGAAAAGAGATCTTGTTATTCAACTTATTGTACACATCTTGTGCAGTCTAAAGATGGCAGAGAGAGGGCATAATTGTGCAGCCCCTGTTAAGTGGTGTGGGAGATGCTTTGAATTGCAAAGGAGTCCAAGGGCTGAAGTTTTGGCTTCTGAAACAGATGCTTCAGGAATCGCCTGCCAAGTTACGTCAATTGTCGTAGGTCATATCACATCAATGATTAAGCAAACGATAGCTGATTCCACTGGGGAAGACATAACCACAAAGACTGTCATATCCTGTAGTGAGTTGAAACAAGAATTCAGAAACAAACTTAGCCTTATTCAGCTTCTTGCGATAGAATATCCTTCGGCATCTTTGGTGGCTCTGGATAGGATAGGACATATCATACAGTCCCTCGAGAATATGCATGATAAGTCTGCATTGGAAAGTATCTGTGCAGGAGTTTCTCGGAAAGAATTTAATGTGAAAAGATGTGGACCTCTTGAATATAATAAGCAATATTCTATCGGTTCAGAAATTGCAATTTGCATACTCAGATTCACAAATGCTTTCATTAAGACACTAAATAATTGTAGCACTTATAACAGTGAAGTTTGTCAGAAAGTGAAGCTTCTAGTTAAGTGCATACAATCAAGCAAGTATTGTAATTGTGCTACTTATGAAATTTTCTGCCTCTGCCTGGATTCTTATACAGCATGCTCTTTAGTTGGAAATGCTAACAACAGAATACAGGATTCAGATGAATCAAAGACCGGTAGTGCTGATGGTTCCTATTATAATTTTAGCTGGGTCAATCAAGAATGGCAGTCACTTGAATCCATCAGAAGTATGCTGCAAAATCAAAATTACTGGGCGGCCTACAGAGCTGGAAAGTACTCTTGTCTTAAAGGGCTGTGGTTTTCAGCAACTTTTACTTTTAGGAAATTGATATGCCATGTAGAATCAGTCTGCCTTTCTTGCTGGTTGAAATGCTTGATGCTGTTAGCTGGTTGTGAAACTGAAATTAAACTGCTGCTTTTTCCTAAAGCAGGCATCACTTTGGTCAGCGGGATGCAGACAGAAAACATGTGTGACAAGATCTTTACCTCTATTGTGGGAGATCAAAGCACAAGTGCAGACTTGCATGGATGGGAAGGGAAGATTGCAAGAGTTTATGGTAGAATATGCTCTGCAGAGAAAACATTGGCATCAGCTGGAGCGTCAGATGGTGTCTACTGCTTCCAGAGGTGGTTCCTCAATCTCAGAGCCaaattttttgaaatcatgatgGAAATTTTTGGACTGCTTAATTCACATGAACTGACTATTGTAAGAGTTGATGGTGAGGAAGGAAAAGGCAAAGTTTGCATTGAAGAAGTCACGCAAACTATGAGCACTCTGATGTGTGGCTTTGCCTATGAGTCTTTACGGTTGAATAATTTAGCTAAAGACTATGATCTTCTTGCTTCATCTTTCTTGGATACTGACGGCCAAAGCTTTAGGAGAATCTCAGCAATGGCCCTTAACTGCTCCTTGTTGGCCTTTTGTACTGCTTTTACTGTGCACTTCCCCTGTTCACTTGTTTACAAAAATGCCATTTCATGCAACTTAGGAAATGTTTCAGAGTTTTCATGCACTATGATCCTACAAGATCTTACCGAGCGTTTTTGGACCGTGGATAGCAAGATCTCTGAGCAACTTCAGCAGATTTTGACTTCCTTCTGCAAAGAAGAGGACCACTTATTTCCCAGATCACGTATGAGTACTTCTGGTCATACAGAGAGGGCTACTTTACTAGTCTGTGAGTTTGCTATATCAGGTATTCTCcacattcaagaagatgcaaagagaGTGAAAAATGAGGAGGATCTATTTTCACTATTATTGCGAGGTCTGCAACTTCTCTCTGatgttattagaagatggatggaaatACCTTTCCAAGTCCCCAAGTATTTCTTTAGAGTGAG GCCTTGCATTGGTGCTGAGCTCTTCCTTCTCGATGCTGATTCCAGAAACAAAAGTGAAATATCTGTTTCACAAGGTTTCCAGTTGTCCCTCAATGTTTGCATTCAACTTAAGAACACATCAAGAATCCCCCGTTTACAAGATGCCAAGTTGTATTGCATTCTTGCCACAAGACCATCTGAGCAGTTATCAACTGAAAAAAGGACGGAAGACTGTTTCAGTGCTTGCAAAACTGATGAAATGGTTGAGTTGAACAATATGCTACTGATGTTTGTAAAGGCTAAAATGGGAAATGCCAACGAAGTGAGCCCTAAGGATAGCGGTGGAGATGCCTGGGTGACTGCTTGTCTGTGTTTTGAACCTAATGAACAAGGCCAGGGCTTTTCGTCATGTTTGCTAGATGTTTCTGAATTCCCTGATGGATCTTATCAAATCAAGTGGCACAGTTGTTGCATTGATGAGAGGGGGTCTTATTGGAGTCTATTGCCTCTGACCACTTGTGCACTATTTACAATCAAGAAACTCTGA
- the LOC103977120 gene encoding uncharacterized protein LOC103977120 isoform X1, whose product MEKIPAACAMAWSIELEKGLRSKSRDQRIRAIEQMGPILQKWSTEPNITRAIADMYDLEPGEDRLFANTILLRLADAFMRGDNYTRRCIVKVFLFELTRISKEGKRYNGILAKRRVPNSIELLKRVKVVYDTGDTEAKALALRLFGCWADFAKDSAHIRYIILLSLQSSNISEVKASLFAAGCFCLLSEDFAHITLEILINIVCSTQLSYDVAIAAIRAISRMRCSSAVASRAYKAGKKLLLGPLHDDLKAEMLSSLSKLAFRSTILTIEQAELLLSFLSNDTIYNVKARALKCLHFLFSSHGCCFPVIEGVVVKLFHIVDDNDVPVNLQCEALRILCKVFSSMLPDVLHMDLLVLVKQVLVMEEQSLKVKRDLVIQLIVHILCSLKMAERGHNCAAPVKWCGRCFELQRSPRAEVLASETDASGIACQVTSIVVGHITSMIKQTIADSTGEDITTKTVISCSELKQEFRNKLSLIQLLAIEYPSASLVALDRIGHIIQSLENMHDKSALESICAGVSRKEFNVKRCGPLEYNKQYSIGSEIAICILRFTNAFIKTLNNCSTYNSEVCQKVKLLVKCIQSSKYCNCATYEIFCLCLDSYTACSLVGNANNRIQDSDESKTGSADGSYYNFSWVNQEWQSLESIRSMLQNQNYWAAYRAGKYSCLKGLWFSATFTFRKLICHVESVCLSCWLKCLMLLAGCETEIKLLLFPKAGITLVSGMQTENMCDKIFTSIVGDQSTSADLHGWEGKIARVYGRICSAEKTLASAGASDGVYCFQRWFLNLRAKFFEIMMEIFGLLNSHELTIVRVDGEEGKGKVCIEEVTQTMSTLMCGFAYESLRLNNLAKDYDLLASSFLDTDGQSFRRISAMALNCSLLAFCTAFTVHFPCSLVYKNAISCNLGNVSEFSCTMILQDLTERFWTVDSKISEQLQQILTSFCKEEDHLFPRSRMSTSGHTERATLLVCEFAISGILHIQEDAKRVKNEEDLFSLLLRGLQLLSDVIRRWMEIPFQVPKYFFRVRPCIGAELFLLDADSRNKSEISVSQGFQLSLNVCIQLKNTSRIPRLQDAKLYCILATRPSEQLSTEKRTEDCFSACKTDEMVELNNMLLMFVKAKMGNANEVSPKDSGGDAWVTACLCFEPNEQGQGFSSCLLDVSEFPDGSYQIKWHSCCIDERGSYWSLLPLTTCALFTIKKL is encoded by the exons ATGGAGAAAATCCCCGCTGCTTGCGCCATGGCGTGGAGCATCGAGCTCGAGAAGGGCCTCCGCTCCAAGAGCCGAG ATCAGCGCATTAGGGCAATTGAACAGATGGGGCCTATACTTCAAAAGTGGAGCACTGAGCCAAACATTACAAGGGCAATTGCAGACATGTATGATCTGGAACCAGGTGAGGACAGATTATTTGCTAACACAATCCTCCTTCGACTTGCCGATGCATTCATGCGTGGAGACAATTATACAAGGAGATGtatcgtgaaagttttcctctTTGAATTGACACGTATTAGTAAGGAGGGCAAAAGGTATAACGGTATTCTAGCAAAGCGAAGAGTGCCTAATTCTATAGAGCTGCTTAAAAGAGTGAAAGTAGTTTATGACACAGGTGACACCGAGGCTAAGGCTTTGGCATTGCGGCTCTTTGGTTGTTGGGCTGATTTTGCCAAGGATAGTGCTCATATACGCTACATAATACTTTTGAGCTTGCAATCCTCCAATATCTCTGAG GTAAAAGCATCATTATTTGCTGCTGGATGCTTTTGTCTATTGTCTGAGGACTTTGCGCATATCACATTGGAAATACTGATTAACATTGTCTGTTCAACACAATTGTCCTATGATGTTGCAATTGCAGCTATTCGTGCTATTTCTAGAATGCGATGCTCATCTGCTGTTGCATCCAGAGCTTACAAG GCAGGTAAAAAACTGTTATTGGGTCCGTTGCATGATGATCTTAAAGCTGAGATGCTGTCTTCACTTTCTAAATTAGCTTTCAGATCAACAATCTTGACCATTGAGCAG GCAGAATTACTCTTATCATTTCTCAGCAATGATACCATTTATAATGTGAAGGCTAGAGCATTAAAATGTTTACATTTTCTTTTTAGCAGTCATGGCTGCTGTTTCCCTGTCATTGAAGGTGTAGTAGTGAAATTATTCCATATTGTTGATGACAATGATGTTCCAGTTAATCTTCAATGTGAAGCTTTAAGGATTCTATGCAAG GTGTTTAGCAGTATGCTACCAGATGTGCTTCACATGGACCTGCTTGTTCTTGTTAAGCAGGTTCTGGTGATGGAAGAACAGTCCTTGAAGGTGAAAAGAGATCTTGTTATTCAACTTATTGTACACATCTTGTGCAGTCTAAAGATGGCAGAGAGAGGGCATAATTGTGCAGCCCCTGTTAAGTGGTGTGGGAGATGCTTTGAATTGCAAAGGAGTCCAAGGGCTGAAGTTTTGGCTTCTGAAACAGATGCTTCAGGAATCGCCTGCCAAGTTACGTCAATTGTCGTAGGTCATATCACATCAATGATTAAGCAAACGATAGCTGATTCCACTGGGGAAGACATAACCACAAAGACTGTCATATCCTGTAGTGAGTTGAAACAAGAATTCAGAAACAAACTTAGCCTTATTCAGCTTCTTGCGATAGAATATCCTTCGGCATCTTTGGTGGCTCTGGATAGGATAGGACATATCATACAGTCCCTCGAGAATATGCATGATAAGTCTGCATTGGAAAGTATCTGTGCAGGAGTTTCTCGGAAAGAATTTAATGTGAAAAGATGTGGACCTCTTGAATATAATAAGCAATATTCTATCGGTTCAGAAATTGCAATTTGCATACTCAGATTCACAAATGCTTTCATTAAGACACTAAATAATTGTAGCACTTATAACAGTGAAGTTTGTCAGAAAGTGAAGCTTCTAGTTAAGTGCATACAATCAAGCAAGTATTGTAATTGTGCTACTTATGAAATTTTCTGCCTCTGCCTGGATTCTTATACAGCATGCTCTTTAGTTGGAAATGCTAACAACAGAATACAGGATTCAGATGAATCAAAGACCGGTAGTGCTGATGGTTCCTATTATAATTTTAGCTGGGTCAATCAAGAATGGCAGTCACTTGAATCCATCAGAAGTATGCTGCAAAATCAAAATTACTGGGCGGCCTACAGAGCTGGAAAGTACTCTTGTCTTAAAGGGCTGTGGTTTTCAGCAACTTTTACTTTTAGGAAATTGATATGCCATGTAGAATCAGTCTGCCTTTCTTGCTGGTTGAAATGCTTGATGCTGTTAGCTGGTTGTGAAACTGAAATTAAACTGCTGCTTTTTCCTAAAGCAGGCATCACTTTGGTCAGCGGGATGCAGACAGAAAACATGTGTGACAAGATCTTTACCTCTATTGTGGGAGATCAAAGCACAAGTGCAGACTTGCATGGATGGGAAGGGAAGATTGCAAGAGTTTATGGTAGAATATGCTCTGCAGAGAAAACATTGGCATCAGCTGGAGCGTCAGATGGTGTCTACTGCTTCCAGAGGTGGTTCCTCAATCTCAGAGCCaaattttttgaaatcatgatgGAAATTTTTGGACTGCTTAATTCACATGAACTGACTATTGTAAGAGTTGATGGTGAGGAAGGAAAAGGCAAAGTTTGCATTGAAGAAGTCACGCAAACTATGAGCACTCTGATGTGTGGCTTTGCCTATGAGTCTTTACGGTTGAATAATTTAGCTAAAGACTATGATCTTCTTGCTTCATCTTTCTTGGATACTGACGGCCAAAGCTTTAGGAGAATCTCAGCAATGGCCCTTAACTGCTCCTTGTTGGCCTTTTGTACTGCTTTTACTGTGCACTTCCCCTGTTCACTTGTTTACAAAAATGCCATTTCATGCAACTTAGGAAATGTTTCAGAGTTTTCATGCACTATGATCCTACAAGATCTTACCGAGCGTTTTTGGACCGTGGATAGCAAGATCTCTGAGCAACTTCAGCAGATTTTGACTTCCTTCTGCAAAGAAGAGGACCACTTATTTCCCAGATCACGTATGAGTACTTCTGGTCATACAGAGAGGGCTACTTTACTAGTCTGTGAGTTTGCTATATCAGGTATTCTCcacattcaagaagatgcaaagagaGTGAAAAATGAGGAGGATCTATTTTCACTATTATTGCGAGGTCTGCAACTTCTCTCTGatgttattagaagatggatggaaatACCTTTCCAAGTCCCCAAGTATTTCTTTAGAGTGAG GCCTTGCATTGGTGCTGAGCTCTTCCTTCTCGATGCTGATTCCAGAAACAAAAGTGAAATATCTGTTTCACAAGGTTTCCAGTTGTCCCTCAATGTTTGCATTCAACTTAAGAACACATCAAGAATCCCCCGTTTACAAGATGCCAAGTTGTATTGCATTCTTGCCACAAGACCATCTGAGCAGTTATCAACTGAAAAAAGGACGGAAGACTGTTTCAGTGCTTGCAAAACTGATGAAATGGTTGAGTTGAACAATATGCTACTGATGTTTGTAAAGGCTAAAATGGGAAATGCCAACGAAGTGAGCCCTAAGGATAGCGGTGGAGATGCCTGGGTGACTGCTTGTCTGTGTTTTGAACCTAATGAACAAGGCCAGGGCTTTTCGTCATGTTTGCTAGATGTTTCTGAATTCCCTGATGGATCTTATCAAATCAAGTGGCACAGTTGTTGCATTGATGAGAGGGGGTCTTATTGGAGTCTATTGCCTCTGACCACTTGTGCACTATTTACAATCAAGAAACTCTGA
- the LOC103977120 gene encoding uncharacterized protein LOC103977120 isoform X3 — MEKIPAACAMAWSIELEKGLRSKSRDQRIRAIEQMGPILQKWSTEPNITRAIADMYDLEPGEDRLFANTILLRLADAFMRGDNYTRRCIVKVFLFELTRISKEGKRYNGILAKRRVPNSIELLKRVKVVYDTGDTEAKALALRLFGCWADFAKDSAHIRYIILLSLQSSNISEVKASLFAAGCFCLLSEDFAHITLEILINIVCSTQLSYDVAIAAIRAISRMRCSSAVASRAYKAGKKLLLGPLHDDLKAEMLSSLSKLAFRSTILTIEQVLVMEEQSLKVKRDLVIQLIVHILCSLKMAERGHNCAAPVKWCGRCFELQRSPRAEVLASETDASGIACQVTSIVVGHITSMIKQTIADSTGEDITTKTVISCSELKQEFRNKLSLIQLLAIEYPSASLVALDRIGHIIQSLENMHDKSALESICAGVSRKEFNVKRCGPLEYNKQYSIGSEIAICILRFTNAFIKTLNNCSTYNSEVCQKVKLLVKCIQSSKYCNCATYEIFCLCLDSYTACSLVGNANNRIQDSDESKTGSADGSYYNFSWVNQEWQSLESIRSMLQNQNYWAAYRAGKYSCLKGLWFSATFTFRKLICHVESVCLSCWLKCLMLLAGCETEIKLLLFPKAGITLVSGMQTENMCDKIFTSIVGDQSTSADLHGWEGKIARVYGRICSAEKTLASAGASDGVYCFQRWFLNLRAKFFEIMMEIFGLLNSHELTIVRVDGEEGKGKVCIEEVTQTMSTLMCGFAYESLRLNNLAKDYDLLASSFLDTDGQSFRRISAMALNCSLLAFCTAFTVHFPCSLVYKNAISCNLGNVSEFSCTMILQDLTERFWTVDSKISEQLQQILTSFCKEEDHLFPRSRMSTSGHTERATLLVCEFAISGILHIQEDAKRVKNEEDLFSLLLRGLQLLSDVIRRWMEIPFQVPKYFFRVRPCIGAELFLLDADSRNKSEISVSQGFQLSLNVCIQLKNTSRIPRLQDAKLYCILATRPSEQLSTEKRTEDCFSACKTDEMVELNNMLLMFVKAKMGNANEVSPKDSGGDAWVTACLCFEPNEQGQGFSSCLLDVSEFPDGSYQIKWHSCCIDERGSYWSLLPLTTCALFTIKKL; from the exons ATGGAGAAAATCCCCGCTGCTTGCGCCATGGCGTGGAGCATCGAGCTCGAGAAGGGCCTCCGCTCCAAGAGCCGAG ATCAGCGCATTAGGGCAATTGAACAGATGGGGCCTATACTTCAAAAGTGGAGCACTGAGCCAAACATTACAAGGGCAATTGCAGACATGTATGATCTGGAACCAGGTGAGGACAGATTATTTGCTAACACAATCCTCCTTCGACTTGCCGATGCATTCATGCGTGGAGACAATTATACAAGGAGATGtatcgtgaaagttttcctctTTGAATTGACACGTATTAGTAAGGAGGGCAAAAGGTATAACGGTATTCTAGCAAAGCGAAGAGTGCCTAATTCTATAGAGCTGCTTAAAAGAGTGAAAGTAGTTTATGACACAGGTGACACCGAGGCTAAGGCTTTGGCATTGCGGCTCTTTGGTTGTTGGGCTGATTTTGCCAAGGATAGTGCTCATATACGCTACATAATACTTTTGAGCTTGCAATCCTCCAATATCTCTGAG GTAAAAGCATCATTATTTGCTGCTGGATGCTTTTGTCTATTGTCTGAGGACTTTGCGCATATCACATTGGAAATACTGATTAACATTGTCTGTTCAACACAATTGTCCTATGATGTTGCAATTGCAGCTATTCGTGCTATTTCTAGAATGCGATGCTCATCTGCTGTTGCATCCAGAGCTTACAAG GCAGGTAAAAAACTGTTATTGGGTCCGTTGCATGATGATCTTAAAGCTGAGATGCTGTCTTCACTTTCTAAATTAGCTTTCAGATCAACAATCTTGACCATTGAGCAG GTTCTGGTGATGGAAGAACAGTCCTTGAAGGTGAAAAGAGATCTTGTTATTCAACTTATTGTACACATCTTGTGCAGTCTAAAGATGGCAGAGAGAGGGCATAATTGTGCAGCCCCTGTTAAGTGGTGTGGGAGATGCTTTGAATTGCAAAGGAGTCCAAGGGCTGAAGTTTTGGCTTCTGAAACAGATGCTTCAGGAATCGCCTGCCAAGTTACGTCAATTGTCGTAGGTCATATCACATCAATGATTAAGCAAACGATAGCTGATTCCACTGGGGAAGACATAACCACAAAGACTGTCATATCCTGTAGTGAGTTGAAACAAGAATTCAGAAACAAACTTAGCCTTATTCAGCTTCTTGCGATAGAATATCCTTCGGCATCTTTGGTGGCTCTGGATAGGATAGGACATATCATACAGTCCCTCGAGAATATGCATGATAAGTCTGCATTGGAAAGTATCTGTGCAGGAGTTTCTCGGAAAGAATTTAATGTGAAAAGATGTGGACCTCTTGAATATAATAAGCAATATTCTATCGGTTCAGAAATTGCAATTTGCATACTCAGATTCACAAATGCTTTCATTAAGACACTAAATAATTGTAGCACTTATAACAGTGAAGTTTGTCAGAAAGTGAAGCTTCTAGTTAAGTGCATACAATCAAGCAAGTATTGTAATTGTGCTACTTATGAAATTTTCTGCCTCTGCCTGGATTCTTATACAGCATGCTCTTTAGTTGGAAATGCTAACAACAGAATACAGGATTCAGATGAATCAAAGACCGGTAGTGCTGATGGTTCCTATTATAATTTTAGCTGGGTCAATCAAGAATGGCAGTCACTTGAATCCATCAGAAGTATGCTGCAAAATCAAAATTACTGGGCGGCCTACAGAGCTGGAAAGTACTCTTGTCTTAAAGGGCTGTGGTTTTCAGCAACTTTTACTTTTAGGAAATTGATATGCCATGTAGAATCAGTCTGCCTTTCTTGCTGGTTGAAATGCTTGATGCTGTTAGCTGGTTGTGAAACTGAAATTAAACTGCTGCTTTTTCCTAAAGCAGGCATCACTTTGGTCAGCGGGATGCAGACAGAAAACATGTGTGACAAGATCTTTACCTCTATTGTGGGAGATCAAAGCACAAGTGCAGACTTGCATGGATGGGAAGGGAAGATTGCAAGAGTTTATGGTAGAATATGCTCTGCAGAGAAAACATTGGCATCAGCTGGAGCGTCAGATGGTGTCTACTGCTTCCAGAGGTGGTTCCTCAATCTCAGAGCCaaattttttgaaatcatgatgGAAATTTTTGGACTGCTTAATTCACATGAACTGACTATTGTAAGAGTTGATGGTGAGGAAGGAAAAGGCAAAGTTTGCATTGAAGAAGTCACGCAAACTATGAGCACTCTGATGTGTGGCTTTGCCTATGAGTCTTTACGGTTGAATAATTTAGCTAAAGACTATGATCTTCTTGCTTCATCTTTCTTGGATACTGACGGCCAAAGCTTTAGGAGAATCTCAGCAATGGCCCTTAACTGCTCCTTGTTGGCCTTTTGTACTGCTTTTACTGTGCACTTCCCCTGTTCACTTGTTTACAAAAATGCCATTTCATGCAACTTAGGAAATGTTTCAGAGTTTTCATGCACTATGATCCTACAAGATCTTACCGAGCGTTTTTGGACCGTGGATAGCAAGATCTCTGAGCAACTTCAGCAGATTTTGACTTCCTTCTGCAAAGAAGAGGACCACTTATTTCCCAGATCACGTATGAGTACTTCTGGTCATACAGAGAGGGCTACTTTACTAGTCTGTGAGTTTGCTATATCAGGTATTCTCcacattcaagaagatgcaaagagaGTGAAAAATGAGGAGGATCTATTTTCACTATTATTGCGAGGTCTGCAACTTCTCTCTGatgttattagaagatggatggaaatACCTTTCCAAGTCCCCAAGTATTTCTTTAGAGTGAG GCCTTGCATTGGTGCTGAGCTCTTCCTTCTCGATGCTGATTCCAGAAACAAAAGTGAAATATCTGTTTCACAAGGTTTCCAGTTGTCCCTCAATGTTTGCATTCAACTTAAGAACACATCAAGAATCCCCCGTTTACAAGATGCCAAGTTGTATTGCATTCTTGCCACAAGACCATCTGAGCAGTTATCAACTGAAAAAAGGACGGAAGACTGTTTCAGTGCTTGCAAAACTGATGAAATGGTTGAGTTGAACAATATGCTACTGATGTTTGTAAAGGCTAAAATGGGAAATGCCAACGAAGTGAGCCCTAAGGATAGCGGTGGAGATGCCTGGGTGACTGCTTGTCTGTGTTTTGAACCTAATGAACAAGGCCAGGGCTTTTCGTCATGTTTGCTAGATGTTTCTGAATTCCCTGATGGATCTTATCAAATCAAGTGGCACAGTTGTTGCATTGATGAGAGGGGGTCTTATTGGAGTCTATTGCCTCTGACCACTTGTGCACTATTTACAATCAAGAAACTCTGA